One uncultured Methanobrevibacter sp. genomic window, GAGCATGCGTAAATGCATGTAAATCTGGAGCTATTCACTTAAGGTCCTCTGGTGGAGAGGAAGTGCATAGTGAAATAGATGAGGATAAGTGCATTCGTTGCGGATATTGCTTTAGGCACTGCCCTACTGATGCAATCAAATATGGGGAAATACTCCCTAAAACCGTTAAGGAGGGTAAAACTCTCTGCATTGACCAGAATGAATGTATCGGTTGTATGACCTGTACAAGGATTTGTCCTTCCAAAGGTGCTATCAATGTAGGTAAAACCAATAAGTTGCCATTCATTGACCCTGCTTACTGTGCAAGATGTGAGGAATGTATGCATTCATGTCCTACCTATGCAATAGATTATGTGGAAAGGGAAGAGGCATTTGAATCATTCAATAAGATCAAGACATTGGAGATTGCATCTGAAATCATTGATAGGGATGTTCATAACATTTCAAAAGGTGTAACCAATATTGACAATGTTTTGGTTAAATTGCTTGAAGACATTTCCAAGGATTATCATTTTGATGATTTCGATTATGAAAACTCAATGGACATTAGGGATGTTCCTAGAGGAATGGAATTTTCAGATGTTGAAATATTCACTTGTACCAACTGCAGATCAATTGTAGTGAATGTAACTGATTTCCTTAATGAACGTTTGAATGCGCAGATTAAAAAGGATTTGGATGTTGTAAAGGTATTGGACCTTGTAGAGTTCTTCCCACCTGCACTTGGAATTGAAGTTGTGGAAGAGAA contains:
- a CDS encoding 4Fe-4S dicluster domain-containing protein, producing the protein MVTVDPIPRPLRDVHIEYEIDNEKCINCIDKPCLNVCPIDAVYQDENTKFIKLDEHCFGCVLCTNACPYDAIHIKKTLADPIRENIPNINKKLCRACGACVNACKSGAIHLRSSGGEEVHSEIDEDKCIRCGYCFRHCPTDAIKYGEILPKTVKEGKTLCIDQNECIGCMTCTRICPSKGAINVGKTNKLPFIDPAYCARCEECMHSCPTYAIDYVEREEAFESFNKIKTLEIASEIIDRDVHNISKGVTNIDNVLVKLLEDISKDYHFDDFDYENSMDIRDVPRGMEFSDVEIFTCTNCRSIVVNVTDFLNERLNAQIKKDLDVVKVLDLVEFFPPALGIEVVEENCISCGLCRDVCPTESISLDGPNPIVIDTDNSCVYCGLCAESCNFEAIKLKEEFFTNRNHEIF